One Malus sylvestris chromosome 14, drMalSylv7.2, whole genome shotgun sequence DNA segment encodes these proteins:
- the LOC126598436 gene encoding probable ubiquitin-like-specific protease 2A: MSRTRKSNRNKKPTTVEIVLDSSDTITDTDSDSDSDSSDLNSPISELFRQNVSKHRSCWRHVFASSIVQKKRITLGDIKEVKKSSMCLLECPPRFTRHERSKRFGKKEEVKELMRPHKVAERAVSRKKEKLDSGDFMRYFENLWNSFSEDKRTSFAYLDCLWFSLYLQQNIHKELKRDIKTKVLKWIKNKCIFSKKYVIVPIVCWSHWNLLILCHFGESLQSETQRPCMLLLDSLQGADPGRYEEYIRKFVLDIFMEEGRPEKKDLIYRIPLLVPEVPQQRDDFECGNFVLYYINLFMEGAPENFSTEGYPYFMKKDWFSPKGLDYFCQKLYTSAT; encoded by the exons ATGTCACGGACGAGAAAGTCCAACAGAAACAAAAAACCCACCACCGTCGAAATCGTCCTCGACTCCTCTGACACCATCACCGACACCGACTCCGACTCCGACTCCGACTCCTCCGACCTAAACTCTCCAATCTCAG AGCTTTTCAGACAAAATGTGTCGAAACATCGCTCGTGCTGGAGGCATGTTTTTGCGTCTTCGATTGTTCAAAAGAAGAGAATAACTCTAGGGGATATTAAAGAGGTAAAGAAGAGTTCAATGTGCCTTTTGGAATGCCCTCCCCGCTTCACTCGCCACGAGAGGTCAAAGAGATTTGGGAAAAAAGAAGAGGTGAAAGAGCTGATGAGGCCTCACAAGGTTGCCGAACGTGCAGTTTCACGAAAAAAGGAAAAGCTGGACTCTGGAGATTTCATGCGTTACTTTGA GAACTTGTGGAACAGCTTTTCAGAAGACAAGAGGACCTCTTTCGCTTACCTTGACTGTTTATGGTTTAGCTTGTACTTGCAACAAAACATTCACAAAGAACTTAAACGAGACATTAAGACCAAGGTGCTGAAGTGGATTAAGAATAAGTGTATCTTCTCAAAGAAATATGTCATTGTTCCTATCGTTTGCTG GAGCCACTGGAACCTCTTAATTCTATGCCATTTTGGTGAGAGTCTGCAGTCGGAAACCCAAAGACCATGTATGCTGTTGCTTGATTCTCTTCAAGGTGCTGATCCGGGGCGGTATGAAGAATATATAAGAAA ATTTGTACTGGACATTTTTATGGAAGAGGGAAGACCTGAAAAGAAAGATCTTATCTACCGAATTCCTTTGTTGGTGCCTGAG GTGCCACAACAGCGAGATGATTTCGAGTGTggtaattttgttctctactacATTAACTTGTTCATGGAAGGTGCTCCCGAGAATTTCAGCACTGAGGGCTACCCCTACTTT ATGAAGAAGGATTGGTTTTCCCCCAAGGGCTTGGATTATTTCTGCCAGAAACTGTACACTTCTGCAACGTGA